A genome region from Candidatus Binataceae bacterium includes the following:
- a CDS encoding metallophosphoesterase family protein encodes MKIGLISDTHIPSMGAEPPSQVVRAFEGVDLILHAGHVEIASCIGWLERIAPVTATTSWLVGTGEALPRVNTTKVMEAENHTIGMCHELILKSLGDDVIPGAIGRAFPPGESLPDALQVIFGKPVDIVVFGYTHEAMVETHQGVLFVNPGSPSLVKQNIRLGTVAILEITPESRTARIIDLAALDA; translated from the coding sequence ATGAAGATTGGACTGATCTCAGACACCCATATTCCGTCCATGGGTGCAGAACCACCATCCCAAGTGGTCCGGGCCTTTGAGGGGGTCGATCTGATCCTCCATGCCGGGCATGTTGAAATCGCCTCTTGCATAGGGTGGCTGGAGCGTATCGCTCCGGTTACGGCAACCACATCGTGGCTGGTGGGTACGGGTGAGGCTCTCCCGAGGGTGAACACCACCAAGGTGATGGAGGCGGAGAACCATACCATTGGCATGTGCCATGAGTTGATCTTAAAGAGCTTGGGCGACGATGTCATCCCCGGGGCGATCGGGAGGGCATTCCCTCCTGGAGAGTCACTGCCCGACGCGTTACAGGTCATCTTTGGCAAGCCGGTGGACATTGTGGTTTTCGGCTACACCCATGAGGCTATGGTGGAAACTCACCAAGGGGTGCTTTTCGTCAATCCTGGAAGTCCCAGCTTGGTGAAACAGAACATAAGACTCGGCACAGTAGCCATCCTAGAAATTACGCCAGAGAGCAGGACTGCCCGCATAATTGACCTAGCT